The proteins below come from a single Mangifera indica cultivar Alphonso chromosome 16, CATAS_Mindica_2.1, whole genome shotgun sequence genomic window:
- the LOC123198933 gene encoding uncharacterized protein LOC123198933 yields the protein MTKAMRLSISGAIKLWKGYEARVMILLSLCLQIILIIFGSRRKYLKNYWINLLVWLAYLAADLVATTALGLIASGVESDHKSLIEIQAFWAPFLLLHLGGPDSITAYSLEDNELWLRHLLGLVFQVGVAFYVFFSCWRNNVLTFITIPMFITGIIKYGERTFVLRSSGTKQLKDSLRPAPDPGPNYAKIVGDVLGFGIISEMDLKSTAIVPQSPQMPKENDLVEANFLFKRFKYLFAGLILSTHEKKDTRSIIHKKSAKEAFKLLEIELGFMYDVLYTKAFIIYTRLGMILRCIYLFSHVCILVFFQTMIHKSVYPPIDISITYALIFGAIVLEAYAFITLVFSDWTQLWMINGNYISNDACFYGLRWCNGKRWSRSMGQYNLISFCLKDISTKCSDLQKSLGIKEELEKYCNLTWKDVNDDLQELIFEQLHKITKEIIEWSFNVGHYKKILAQRGNNCPEQLHWSTIETDFDRSLLLWHIATDLCYHVDLDHEHEDVKKLPPTCKISKCLSDYMLYLLVVCPTMLPKGIGEIRYKDTCAEAMRFFIQMKFAKSTNKKLACQELLNISTDNDIDMIKGGKSQSVLFHGCKLAKELQKLESVENGSKEEKWKTISEVWMEILEYAASRCEWKEHGRHLMQGGEFLTHLCLLMAHLGLSEQYQIEAEEIPLPT from the coding sequence ATGACGAAGGCCATGAGATTGTCTATAAGCGGAGCCATAAAACTTTGGAAAGGATATGAAGCTCGTGTGATGATCTTACTAAGTCTTTGTCTCCAAATCATCCTCATCATATTTGGTTCTCGgcgaaaatatttaaaaaattattggattaaTCTTCTTGTTTGGTTAGCATACTTGGCAGCTGATTTGGTGGCAACAACTGCCCTGGGCCTCATTGCCAGTGGCGTTGAATCTGATCATAAATCCCTAATAGAAATCCAAGCATTTTGGGCACCGTTTCTTCTCTTACATCTTGGTGGTCCAGATAGTATCACAGCTTATTCTTTGGAAGATAATGAATTGTGGTTAAGGCATTTGCTTGGGCTTGTTTTCCAAGTTGGAGTGGCGTTTTATGTCTTTTTCTCATGCTGGAGAAACAATGTATTGACATTTATCACGATTCCAATGTTTATCACTGGAATTATCAAGTATGGAGAAAGAACTTTTGTGCTTAGGTCTTCAGGAACTAAACAACTTAAAGACTCCTTGCGTCCAGCTCCTGACCCGGGTCCGAATTATGCTAAAATTGTAGGAGACGTGCTAGGATTTGGAATAATATCAGAAATGGATCTAAAGTCAACAGCAATTGTTCCTCAATCCCCTCAAATGCCAAAGGAAAATGATCTTGTTGAAGCTAATTTTCTATTCAAGAGATTTAAGTATCTGTTTGCAGGGTTGATTCTTAGCACTCATGAAAAAAAAGATACACGCTCTATCATTCATAAGAAGTCCGCAAAAGAAGCCTTCAAATTGTTAGAAATTGAGCTTGGATTCATGTATGATGTGCTTTACACCAAGGCCTTCATTATTTATACTAGATTGGGTATGATTCTTCGTTGCATCTACCTATTCTCCCATGTTTGCATATTAGTTTTCTTCCAAACCATGATTCATAAATCTGTCTATCCGCCAATCGACATCTCTATAACTTATGCACTCATCTTCGGGGCTATAGTTCTAGAGGCGTATGCATTCATCACACTTGTTTTTTCCGATTGGACACAACTTTGGATGATCAATGGCaattatatatcaaatgatGCATGTTTTTATGGTTTACGTTGGTGCAATGGCAAGAGATGGTCAAGATCCATGGGTCAATACAACCTAATAAGTTTTTGCCTCAAAGACATATCAACTAAATGTAGTGACCTGCAGAAGTCACTTGGCATCAAAGAAGAGTTAGAGAAGTACTGTAACTTGACATGGAAAGATGTGAATGATGATTTGCAAGAACTAATCTTTGAGCAACTCCATAAGATCACTAAAGAAATTATAGAATGGAGTTTCAATGTCGGTCACTACAAAAAGATTTTGGCTCAAAGAGGTAATAATTGTCCTGAACAACTTCATTGGAGCACAATTGAGACCGATTTTGACCGTAGCCTTCTTCTTTGGCACATTGCTACTGATCTTTGTTATCATGTTGATTTGGATCATGAACATGAAGATGTTAAAAAACTTCCTCCAACATGTAAAATTAGCAAATGTTTGTCAGATTATATGTTATACCTTTTAGTTGTATGTCCAACCATGTTGCCTAAAGGGATTGGAGAGATAAGGTATAAAGATACCTGTGCCGAGGCTATGAGGTTTTTCATTCAAATGAAGTTTGCTAAATCCACTAACAAAAAGCTTGCTTGCCAAGAATTGCTTAACATTAGCACTGATAATGACATAGATATGATAAAAGGAGGAAAAAGTCAGTCGGTGCTCTTTCATGGATGCAAGCTTGCTAAGGAACTACAAAAACTAGAATCTGTCGAAAATGGgagtaaagaagaaaaatggaagacaATAAGTGAAGTTTGGATGGAGATATTGGAATATGCTGCAAGTCGTTGTGAATGGAAAGAGCATGGGCGACATCTTATGCAAGGTGGCGAGTTTCTTACTCACTTATGCCTTCTTATGGCTCATCTTGGCTTAAGTGAACAATACCAGATTGAAGCAGAAGAGATTCCATTGCCAACTTAG